From one Mycobacterium colombiense CECT 3035 genomic stretch:
- a CDS encoding acyl-CoA dehydrogenase family protein: MDVRLTAEQQQLRDAAAKLADDLGPAAVQDLDDQTRITRLDKQIENTGWRSLRSDGASGVEVAIVAEEFGRRLVDTPFLGPVLADDLGRHVGADVAASTVAVDDRVIDARGARRALSLSGGTVLAADVQVSPQSVDLTRADGTTAGAPEALGDVSPEAAEQWRALALVTTTADLVGIARGAHAVACDYAKIREQYGKQIGSYQAIAHLLAESLALIEGSVSVLRHAAWAVDELAPAEAIRAAQIAKAYCARATRTVCETAIQVHGGIGNTWECVAHVYLRRALTSTELWPVALKEIDLGLS; encoded by the coding sequence ATGGATGTACGTCTGACAGCTGAACAACAGCAATTACGCGATGCCGCCGCCAAACTGGCCGACGACCTCGGGCCGGCGGCGGTGCAAGACCTCGACGACCAGACTCGAATCACCCGGCTGGACAAGCAAATCGAGAACACCGGCTGGCGATCGCTGCGCTCCGACGGCGCCTCCGGCGTGGAGGTGGCCATCGTCGCCGAGGAATTCGGCCGCCGGCTGGTCGACACGCCGTTCCTGGGTCCCGTGCTCGCCGACGATCTGGGCCGCCATGTCGGCGCCGACGTAGCGGCGTCGACGGTGGCCGTCGACGATCGGGTGATCGATGCCCGCGGCGCCCGGCGCGCGCTATCGCTGTCGGGCGGCACGGTGCTGGCCGCCGATGTGCAGGTTTCGCCGCAGAGCGTCGACCTCACGCGGGCCGACGGCACGACCGCGGGAGCGCCGGAGGCGCTGGGTGACGTGTCGCCCGAGGCCGCCGAGCAATGGCGGGCCCTCGCGCTGGTGACCACGACGGCGGACCTGGTCGGCATCGCCCGCGGCGCGCACGCCGTCGCATGTGACTACGCGAAAATCCGTGAGCAGTATGGCAAGCAGATCGGCTCGTATCAGGCCATCGCGCACTTGCTGGCCGAAAGCCTTGCGCTGATTGAGGGTTCGGTGAGCGTGTTGCGGCATGCCGCGTGGGCCGTCGACGAGCTTGCCCCCGCCGAAGCCATTCGGGCAGCCCAGATCGCAAAGGCTTACTGCGCGCGCGCCACCCGCACCGTCTGCGAGACCGCCATCCAGGTGCACGGCGGCATCGGCAACACCTGGGAATGCGTAGCGCACGTCTACCTGCGCCGTGCCCTCACATCGACCGAGTTGTGGCCGGTGGCGTTGAAGGAGATCGATCTTGGACTTTCGTGA
- a CDS encoding class I adenylate-forming enzyme family protein, protein MTEPAALVFEERRFSVPELDALAGGWAATLAKDGVTAGQRVAVMASNRPEFLAVVLAIWRLAATAVLISPAWKRDEVDHALALTDPERAVGDHPVLAGLMPMLHLDEPVAPAEPTAGAAPPPSDAVLVFSSGTTGLPKAVRHTHASLDEAVRHWRRALQLTRQDRIQVATPPSHILGLLNLLTAWKTGACVRLHPRFDIERVLRHIESDRITVEMAVAPIALAIASHPDLESYDLSSLRYIMWGATPVTAHVAETVTRRTGVGWLPAYGTTELPVIACNPIDDPRLDTVGRAVPGVDLRVVSLETGEPVGAGEVGEIQARSASLMAGYLPAEATSDAIRDGWYRTGDVGWLDTGGWLRITDRLKEMIKVRGFQVAPAEIETVLHGHPAVKDCAVFGVPDGLNGEAVVAAIATSAPVDASELTAMVDERLASYKHLSRVVFVPDIPRLPSGKVLRRVLKERYGCTSDS, encoded by the coding sequence GTGACCGAGCCGGCGGCGCTCGTGTTCGAGGAACGGCGATTCAGCGTGCCCGAACTCGACGCGTTGGCCGGCGGATGGGCCGCGACCCTGGCCAAAGACGGGGTGACAGCGGGTCAACGCGTCGCCGTCATGGCCTCCAATCGGCCGGAATTCCTCGCCGTCGTGCTGGCGATCTGGCGACTCGCCGCCACGGCGGTGCTCATCAGTCCCGCGTGGAAGCGCGACGAGGTCGACCATGCGCTCGCGCTGACCGACCCCGAGCGCGCCGTCGGTGATCACCCGGTGCTCGCCGGTCTGATGCCGATGCTGCACTTGGACGAGCCGGTCGCCCCCGCCGAGCCGACGGCGGGCGCTGCGCCGCCGCCGAGCGACGCGGTGCTGGTGTTCAGTTCCGGCACCACCGGCCTGCCGAAGGCCGTCCGGCACACCCATGCCTCCCTCGACGAGGCGGTGCGGCACTGGCGCCGCGCGCTGCAACTGACCCGCCAGGACCGGATCCAGGTTGCGACGCCACCGTCACACATCCTCGGCCTGTTGAATCTGCTGACCGCATGGAAGACCGGGGCCTGCGTGCGGCTGCATCCGCGGTTCGACATCGAGCGGGTGCTGCGGCACATCGAAAGTGACCGCATCACAGTGGAAATGGCGGTCGCTCCCATCGCGCTGGCCATCGCCTCGCATCCCGACCTGGAGTCCTATGACCTGTCGTCGTTGCGCTACATCATGTGGGGCGCCACTCCGGTCACCGCCCACGTCGCGGAGACGGTGACCCGGCGCACCGGAGTCGGGTGGCTTCCGGCCTACGGAACCACGGAATTGCCTGTCATAGCGTGCAATCCGATCGACGACCCGCGCCTGGACACCGTCGGACGGGCGGTGCCCGGGGTCGACCTACGGGTCGTTTCGCTGGAGACCGGCGAGCCGGTCGGCGCGGGCGAGGTCGGTGAGATCCAGGCCCGGTCGGCATCGCTCATGGCCGGCTACCTTCCGGCCGAGGCGACCTCGGATGCGATCCGCGACGGGTGGTACCGCACCGGGGATGTCGGCTGGCTGGACACCGGCGGTTGGCTGCGCATCACCGACCGCCTCAAGGAGATGATCAAAGTGCGCGGCTTCCAGGTCGCCCCCGCCGAGATCGAGACGGTCTTGCACGGTCATCCGGCCGTCAAAGACTGCGCGGTGTTCGGCGTTCCCGACGGACTCAACGGCGAAGCCGTCGTCGCCGCGATCGCGACGTCCGCTCCCGTCGATGCGAGCGAACTGACCGCCATGGTGGACGAAAGACTGGCGTCCTACAAACATCTGAGTCGGGTCGTGTTCGTCCCCGACATTCCCCGCCTGCCTTCCGGCAAGGTGCTGCGCCGAGTGCTGAAGGAGCGCTATGGATGTACGTCTGACAGCTGA
- a CDS encoding 2Fe-2S iron-sulfur cluster-binding protein — MTVTRIIEETRRVTDPATNGSSAGTVTIHLDRKKVSVPIVPGETLLETARRAGLEPPFSCEAGNCGTCMAKLEEGHATMRVNDALEPDEVAEGYILTCQGVPDTDSVTVRYE; from the coding sequence GTGACGGTCACCCGGATCATCGAGGAGACCCGACGGGTGACAGATCCGGCAACAAACGGCTCCAGCGCCGGGACGGTGACGATTCATCTCGACCGCAAGAAGGTCTCGGTGCCCATAGTCCCGGGCGAGACCCTGCTGGAGACCGCGCGGCGGGCCGGGCTGGAACCACCGTTCAGTTGCGAGGCCGGCAACTGCGGCACGTGCATGGCCAAGCTCGAGGAGGGTCACGCCACCATGCGGGTCAACGACGCTCTCGAACCCGACGAGGTCGCCGAGGGCTACATTCTGACGTGCCAGGGCGTTCCGGATACGGACTCGGTCACGGTGCGCTACGAGTAG
- a CDS encoding DUF4286 family protein translates to MAKGIILVESRPSSPEREQEYNTWYDEVHLGELVALDGIVSARRLRPVDGDGPYVAIYEVEGEDLQAILDNMIANGPRLHMSDALQLDPAPIPRLLETTTECGG, encoded by the coding sequence ATGGCCAAGGGCATCATCCTCGTGGAGAGCCGACCGAGCTCGCCCGAGCGCGAACAGGAGTACAACACCTGGTACGACGAGGTGCACCTCGGTGAGCTCGTGGCCTTGGACGGAATCGTCTCGGCACGCCGGCTGCGACCCGTTGACGGCGACGGTCCCTACGTCGCCATCTATGAGGTCGAGGGCGAGGACCTGCAGGCGATTCTGGACAACATGATCGCCAACGGGCCGCGGCTGCACATGTCCGATGCCCTGCAACTGGACCCGGCCCCGATCCCACGGCTGCTCGAAACCACCACGGAGTGCGGCGGCTGA
- a CDS encoding amidohydrolase family protein → MKVDDLILVSIDDHVVEPPDMFLRHVPAKYKEDAPVVVTDDKGVDQWMYQGRPQGVSGLNAVVSWPAEEWGRDPAGFAEMRPGVYDVHERVRDMNRNGILASMCFPTFTGFSARHLNMTREDVTLVMVSAYNDWHIDEWAGSYPDRFIPIAILPTWTPEGMCAEIRRVAAKGCRAVTMPELPHLEGLPSYHDEDYWGPVFRTLSEQKVVMCLHIGTGFGAISMAPDAPIDNLIILATQVSAMCAQDLLWGPAMRNYPDLKFAFSEGGIGWIPFYLDRSDRHYTNQKWLRRDFGDKLPSDVFREHSLACYVTDKTSLKLRHEIGIDIIAWECDYPHSDCFWPDAPEQVLAELNAAGADDSDINKITWGNACRFFGWDPFARTPREQANVKALRAKGSDVDVSIRSRAEWARRYQEKQLAQLT, encoded by the coding sequence ATGAAGGTCGATGACCTGATTTTGGTGAGCATCGACGACCACGTGGTGGAGCCGCCGGACATGTTCCTGCGGCACGTGCCCGCCAAGTACAAGGAGGACGCGCCCGTCGTCGTCACCGACGACAAGGGCGTCGACCAGTGGATGTACCAGGGCAGGCCGCAGGGCGTCAGCGGACTCAACGCGGTGGTGTCGTGGCCCGCCGAGGAGTGGGGCCGCGATCCCGCCGGCTTCGCGGAGATGCGCCCCGGCGTCTACGACGTCCACGAACGCGTGCGCGACATGAACCGCAACGGCATCCTCGCGTCGATGTGCTTCCCGACGTTCACCGGCTTCTCGGCGCGGCACCTCAACATGACGCGCGAGGACGTCACCCTGGTGATGGTGTCGGCGTACAACGACTGGCACATCGACGAATGGGCCGGGTCCTACCCGGACCGCTTCATCCCGATCGCGATCCTGCCGACCTGGACCCCCGAGGGCATGTGCGCCGAGATCCGCCGCGTCGCCGCGAAGGGCTGCCGGGCGGTCACCATGCCGGAACTGCCGCACCTGGAAGGACTTCCGAGCTACCACGATGAGGACTACTGGGGTCCGGTGTTCCGCACGCTGTCCGAGCAGAAGGTGGTGATGTGCCTGCACATCGGCACCGGCTTCGGGGCGATCAGCATGGCGCCCGACGCACCGATCGACAACCTGATCATCCTGGCCACCCAGGTGTCGGCGATGTGCGCCCAGGATCTGCTGTGGGGCCCGGCGATGCGCAACTATCCCGACCTGAAATTCGCCTTCTCCGAAGGCGGTATCGGCTGGATTCCGTTCTACCTGGACCGCAGCGACCGGCACTACACCAACCAGAAATGGCTGCGCCGCGACTTCGGTGACAAGCTGCCCAGCGATGTCTTTCGCGAGCACTCGCTGGCCTGCTACGTCACCGACAAGACGTCGCTGAAGCTGCGCCACGAGATCGGCATCGACATCATTGCCTGGGAATGCGACTACCCGCACTCGGACTGCTTCTGGCCGGACGCGCCCGAGCAGGTGCTCGCCGAGCTGAACGCCGCCGGCGCCGACGACTCCGACATCAACAAAATCACCTGGGGCAACGCCTGCCGGTTCTTCGGCTGGGACCCGTTCGCCCGGACCCCGCGCGAGCAGGCGAATGTCAAGGCCTTGCGCGCCAAGGGAAGTGATGTGGACGTGTCGATTCGATCGCGCGCCGAGTGGGCGCGCCGCTACCAGGAAAAGCAGCTCGCGCAGCTGACATAG
- a CDS encoding TIGR03620 family F420-dependent LLM class oxidoreductase produces the protein MAETVVTATRRALGPVGVCLPVSFTGTPQASLLREAARRLEDAGYSAVWTNEVIGKDALVQLAVLLAATKRVVLGTCIANIWARPAQTMHAAAAQLAQAYPGRLALGLGVGYPEQAASVGREFGSPLTTMRDYLDRMDSVTWPPAPDAPYPRIVAANGPKMLALAGESADGAFPGGLPPEFTAEARQLLGPDKLLVVGLSVARDSQAARAAVSARIGAPSYASRLAELGYSTSDIDEVSDRLVNALVAHGDSADVAAKLREHLAAGADHVVLLPPIGGEFGPAIDQFEELGRAVSRSPCT, from the coding sequence ATGGCTGAGACAGTGGTGACCGCGACTCGCCGGGCGCTGGGCCCGGTGGGCGTATGCCTGCCGGTCTCGTTCACCGGCACACCCCAGGCCAGCTTGTTGCGGGAGGCCGCGCGCCGCCTGGAAGACGCGGGATACAGCGCCGTCTGGACCAACGAGGTCATCGGCAAGGACGCCCTGGTGCAGCTCGCCGTGTTGTTGGCCGCGACCAAACGCGTGGTTCTCGGCACCTGCATCGCCAACATCTGGGCGCGGCCGGCCCAGACGATGCACGCCGCGGCCGCCCAACTGGCGCAGGCGTATCCGGGCAGGCTTGCGCTCGGGCTCGGGGTTGGCTACCCGGAGCAGGCGGCCAGTGTCGGGCGCGAATTCGGCAGCCCGCTGACGACGATGCGCGACTATCTGGACCGGATGGACAGTGTGACGTGGCCGCCGGCGCCGGATGCGCCGTATCCCCGGATCGTCGCGGCCAACGGGCCGAAAATGCTTGCGCTGGCCGGTGAAAGCGCGGATGGGGCATTTCCCGGCGGCCTGCCACCCGAGTTCACCGCCGAGGCCCGTCAGTTGTTGGGACCGGACAAGCTTCTGGTCGTCGGCCTGTCCGTGGCGCGCGACAGCCAGGCCGCGCGTGCGGCCGTGTCGGCCAGGATCGGGGCGCCGTCGTATGCGTCGAGGCTGGCGGAGCTGGGCTACTCGACCAGTGACATCGATGAGGTGAGTGATCGGCTCGTCAATGCTCTGGTCGCGCATGGCGATTCGGCGGACGTCGCGGCCAAGCTGCGCGAGCACCTGGCGGCGGGTGCGGATCATGTCGTGCTACTTCCTCCCATCGGCGGTGAATTTGGGCCCGCCATCGACCAATTCGAAGAACTGGGGCGGGCGGTGAGTCGAAGTCCTTGTACCTGA
- a CDS encoding SDR family oxidoreductase: MHVFVTGATGHIGSAVVSELINAGHQVTGLARSDAGAAALRAAGATPRRGDLDDLDGLRDAAAASDGVIHLAFKHDFDDFAGAAETDLRVVRAIGEALVGSDRPFVSTSGTLLLSLLGRDGVATEQDTVAGGPRVDSENAVIALAERGVRSSVIRLAPLVHSDLDQHGFAHHLINVARDTGVSGYLGDGANRWPGVHTLDAARLYRLALENAPAGTRLHGVADEGVPFRDIAAVIGRHLAVPVSSIATENAGHFGFLALFASLDNPTSNALTQKILDWHPERPGLLEDLDAGHYFGE; the protein is encoded by the coding sequence ATGCACGTCTTTGTCACGGGCGCGACCGGTCACATCGGCTCCGCCGTTGTCAGCGAACTGATCAATGCGGGGCACCAGGTCACCGGCCTGGCGCGGTCGGACGCGGGCGCCGCCGCCCTGCGGGCCGCGGGAGCGACACCCCGCCGCGGCGACCTCGACGACCTCGACGGCCTGCGGGACGCGGCGGCGGCGTCCGACGGCGTCATCCACCTCGCCTTCAAGCACGACTTCGACGACTTCGCGGGAGCGGCCGAGACCGACCTGCGCGTTGTTCGCGCCATCGGGGAAGCGCTCGTGGGTTCCGATCGGCCATTCGTCAGTACATCGGGGACGCTGCTGCTGTCACTGTTGGGCCGAGACGGTGTCGCCACCGAACAGGACACCGTGGCCGGCGGCCCGCGGGTCGACTCCGAAAATGCCGTAATCGCGCTCGCCGAGCGCGGGGTTCGGTCGTCGGTGATCCGCCTTGCGCCGCTGGTGCACAGCGACCTGGATCAGCACGGCTTCGCCCACCACCTGATCAACGTCGCCCGCGATACCGGCGTGTCCGGCTACCTCGGTGATGGCGCCAACCGCTGGCCCGGTGTGCACACGCTCGACGCCGCGCGCCTGTACCGGCTGGCACTCGAAAATGCGCCCGCTGGAACGCGTTTGCACGGCGTCGCCGATGAGGGAGTGCCGTTTCGGGACATCGCCGCCGTCATCGGTCGTCACCTGGCCGTGCCGGTGTCCAGCATCGCCACCGAAAATGCCGGTCACTTCGGCTTCCTCGCGCTCTTCGCGTCGCTGGACAATCCGACGTCGAACGCCTTGACGCAGAAGATCCTCGACTGGCACCCGGAACGGCCCGGGCTGCTCGAGGACCTCGATGCCGGCCACTACTTCGGCGAGTGA